A window of Candidatus Syntrophosphaera sp. genomic DNA:
ATCGCGATGGCCGAAACGCCGCTGAGGACGCCGCAAAAGGAAGAGACCTTGACCTCGGAGGCGAGCTTTTCCTCCTCCACCAGGCGTTTGAACAGGCGCGAACTTCGGCCGATCGCCAGATAGCGGATGGCGATGAGCAGCGGATCGCTGTCCGGATGGGTGTCGCAGAGCTCAGGAAGCACGTAGGCGAGGAATTCCGTGGCATTTTTCCGCCAGGCGCGGGGAGCGGGGGGCAGCTCCGGTTCCAACCAGCGGGAGTGATCCACAGGGCTGGGTTCCGAGCTGTTTTCCCAGGCTCCGAACAAGTATCCGACCTGCTGCGCTACTTCAGCGAAACCGGCATCCCCGGCGATGACCAGAAAGGAGTTGCGCGGCTGGTAGTGGGCGCGGTGGAATTTTTTCAGTTTGGCCAGGCTGGCGGAGCGGATCGAGGCCAGATTTCCCAAGACAGGCTGGCTGAGCGGATTTTCCCGGAAGGCGGAAAGCTGGACGAAATCCAGAAAATCGGTCTCCGGATCGTTCTCCGACTGCTTGAGCTCCTCGATGATGATATCCTTTTCCAGAGCTACATCCTCGCCGTCGAAAGAGGCGTGGATGGCCAGCTCGGCCAATACTTTCAGGCCTTCCGCGAGAAATTCGGAAGGGAGGAGCAGGTAGTAGCAGGTGCAGTCAAAATCCGTGTAGGCGTTGATCGAGCCGCCGAGGGAGTTCACGTGGCGCATGATCTGGTTGTAGCCGAACAGATGGGTTTCCTTGAAGGCCAGGTGTTCCAAAAAATGGGAGTAGCCGGCTTCAGCAGCGCTTTCCCAGGCACTGCCGACCTTGACGTAGAGCTGCAGGCAGAGCAAGGGATTGGCGGGATCGGCCTGCACGATGTATTTGAGGCCGTTGGGCAGAATCGCGGAACTGGCGGGGCTGATCAGTTGAGTGTGGGGCAAGGCGGAATTCCGGCCGGTTCAGCTTTTGGGGCTGCGATACACCATGGCGTAGGCGTTGTGGTTGTGGATGGATTCAAAGTTGTCCGATTCGATGTAGAATTCCAGGATGCGGGGATCGGCCTCCAGCTTCTGGGTGATCTCGCGCACGATGTCCTCCACAAACTTGGGATTGGCATAGGCTTTTTCGGTCACGAACTTCTCGTCACGGCGCTTCAAAAGCGGATAAATCGGGCAACTCGCGGCCTCTTCGGCGATGGCGATCAGCTCCTCCAGCCAGACGAAATCCTGATAACGCGCCTTGATCGTGACAAGCGAACGCTGGTTGTGGGCGCCGCCATCCGAGATCTCTTTGGAGCAGGGGCAAAGCGTGGTGACGGGTACCTCGGCCCCGATCCAGAGCTCGTAATCATCCTTGAACGAGGCGTTGAAAAAGCATTGGTAATCCATCAGCGATTCGCTTTTCGAGACGGGGGCCTGCTTCGCCATGAAATAGGGGAAGCTGATGTCGATGTAGGCCGCGTCGGCTTTCAGCAGGGATTTCAGTTCCAGCAACAGCTTGTCAAGCTGGCCGATGATGCTGTCCTGATGATAGCGGTTCAGAACCTCCAGGAAGCGGGACATATGGGTGCCACGCTTGCTGTGGTGGAGCTCCACATAGATGTTCAGGTCGCCGATGGTTTTCTGGAGCTGGTTTTCGCGGTCCTCCACCACGATCGGATAGCGGATGCCCTTGACCCCGACCTTGTCGATGCTGATGCTGCGGAGATCGCTCTGGGACTGGAGATCGGGGATGTTCACGGCTGTTCCCGCCAGTGCAATTCTTTCATGCCCAGGCTTTTCAGGGCCACGATGTCGCCATTTTCCTGGTAGAATATGACGGCATTGCTGTCCGGATATCGCTTCAGTGCTTCGATCGCCGCTTCGGGCTCCAGAAGAAACAGAGCGGTGGAAAGGCCGTCCGCCCAGGCCGCGGAAGGGTTGATGACCGTCACGGAATAGATGTTCTGAACCGGATAACCGGTTTTGGGATCGATGATGTGGTGGTAGCGTCGTCCTTCGTGCTCGAAATAAAGCTGGTAGTCGCCGGAAGTGCTGAGCGAGCCGTTCTTGATCCGGAAGCTGCCGATCGTTTCCCTCTGGGGTTCGGGGCGCGGATGCTGGATGCTTACCACCTGGGCAAGCTTCTGGCCAAAGAAAGTCATGCTGCTGACGCAGTCGATCTGGCCGCTGATGAATTTATGTTCCCGCATCAGCTCGCGGGCCTTATCCAAAGCGTAACCTTTGGCCAGGGCCCCAAAGCTGATCTCCATTCCGGGAGGCAGGGTGATGGAGTCTGCGTCATATCTGATCCGCGCAAAACCAATTCTGCCGAGGGTTTCCAGGATGGCCAGAGAATCAGGCGGGACGAGCTGCAAAGTGTCTGAGGGCGAGGCATTGAGCTGGCTGAAGCCCCAAAGCTCATAGAGCGGCCGCACGCTGATATCAAAGGCGCCGTCTGTCGTTTGGTGGAGGCTGTCCGCCAGGCAGAGCAGTTCATAGGCGTCTGGGTCCATGGGGAAGCTCCGGCCGGAACTGGCATTGAGGCGGGATACCCAGCTCTGGGGATCGTAATCGTCGAATTTGTCCTCGAAAGTGCGAATATAGGAAAATACGGAATCGATCTGGGCACCGACATTCTTGCTCTTGGACTTGGCCGAGATCACCACCACCGTGTCCAGCAGATCCTGGTCCATCCTGGTGTCCGAATAGGATCGGTTGAACCAGTTCCAGGCGCCGTAGGAGATAACCAGCGCCAGAATGACCAGGGAGACGATTTCTTTTTTAGTCATCGGCCAAGCCTCTATTTAGGCTCCCGGATTATCTCGTATTCCAGAACCAGATCTGTGTAATCCCGGATCGCGAACCAAGACAGGGGAAGCGTTATCAGTATTGGTACAATGAACAAGGCGAAGGCGATGGTATTCATCACAGCCAGGATCAGGGCGAGCAAATACATTTGCCAGCGGACAACATGGAAATAATTGTAAGAAATGCGGAACGCTTTCCAGGGATTGACCTGTTTGCGTTCCATCAAAATCGGGACTGGCAGGAATACGGCGAAGAAATAATTGACCAGAACCAGCCAGACCAGTCGGAGGATGGGATCGCCCCCGAAATTGGGCAAGCCAAAGCAGATCAGGTATATAACCACGAAATACAGGACACTGATCACAGCGAGCAAGCCATATTGTGGGCTATGATTGAATTCGCCAAAAATATCCCTGATCTTAACCAGATGCCCTTTTACTTTGGATACGGCTTTGAATGGAAGTAAAAACATTCCCACAAAAGGAGTTACGATTACATATATAATAAGAAGGTTTAACAATAATGTGCCAGTTTCATTAACTTCATTGAGATCCAATATTCCGAATCCTTTCAATACATATAACAGGACAAGCAGAGGGATGACGCTTGTCAGTATCGTAAAAGCTGACGCGGGAACATTTTGACCTTTTAACTCCTTGAACTTTTGCCAGGTTCTGTTGAAGCTTGCCCAGGAAGACAGGTCTTTGTTCACCACCTGGGTCTGGTGTGCGCAGTTTGAACACCAGAGATCATGTTTGGCCAGCCGGGCATCGCAGTATTTACAGTGCATATTCGCTCCTAATAAAGTGGTTTGTATAATCTATTAGCATTTGGACCATCCGCAGCCCGGGCAGATCAGACAGCCTTCCACGTGCTCGATCGAGGATCCGCAATCCGGGCAGAGGGCAACCGAGGTTTGGGCCCCGGGGACAATTGGCGCCGGACCATCTTCCAAGCTGAGCTGGACGGCTTGCAGGTCTCCCAGGGAGTAGGCTTTGAGGAAGGTTTCCAGAGCCTGGCCGATGGCGTCGCCGCAGGAAGTGATCATCTTGCCTTTGTGCCACATCGGTGATTGGCAGCGGATCCCTTTAAGCTGGCGGATGATGGATTCCAGCTTGACGCCGGAACGCAGGGCCAATGAGGCCAGCCGGGCTATGGCTTCCAATTGGGCGGAAGCGCAACCGCCGACCTTGCCCATCTGCACGAAAACCTCGCAGGGGCCTTTATCATCGGTGTTGATGGTCACATACATGTGGCCGCAGCCGGTTTCCAGACGCTGGGTGACGCCATGGGTCACCTCCGGCCTGCTGCGCGGCGCGACTTTCTTTTCGCCGTCCGGGCTGGAAGTTCCCGTGCTCAAAACTTGGTTTTCCCGGCTGCCGTCGCGGTAGACCGTGATCCCCTTGCAACCAAGCTGGTAGGCCATCTCATAGGCGATCTGGATATCCTCGAGCGTGGCGTCGTGAGGGAAATTGATGGTCTTGCTGACGGCATTGTCGGTGTATTTCTGGAAGGCGGACTGCATGCGGATATGCCATTCCGGGCTGATGTCATGGGCGGTCTGGAACACCTGTTTGATGTGCTCCGGGACTTCCTCCAGATCTGCCACCGTTCCGCTCTGCGAAACCTTTTCCAGGAGTTCCTGGCTGAGCAGGCCCTCCCTTTCCAAGGCCTTTTGGAACCAATGGTTAACGTAGAGCAGCTTTTCGCCGTCCATGACGTTTTTGATGTAGACGAGGGAAAATTGCGGTTCTATCCCACCCGAAGTATCCAGGATCATGCTTATCGTTCCGGTCGGGGCGATGGTCGTGAGGGTGGAGTTGCGGATGCCGGAATTCTTGATGTCTTTGATCAGTTTCTGCCAATCCTGCTTCAGGGGCTGGCGTTCCAGGGACATCGTGGCGTAGATGCTGCCTGGAAAATTGGGGAAGCTGCCTTTGTCAGCGGCCAGTTCCAGCGAGCGTTGCTTGGCCTCGAAATCGATGAATTCCATCAGTTCCCCAGCCAGGGCCACGGCCTCGTCGCTGGTGTAGGGAAGCTCAAGCTGGTAAAGCAGATCGGCCCAGCCCATCACACCCAACCCGATCTTGCGGTTGGCCTTCACCATCTCGTCGATCTGGGGCAGGGGGAATTTGGAGCAATCGATGACGTCGTCCAGGAAATCCACGCTCAGGCGCACGATCTCGCGCAGTTTCTCCCAATCGACGTCGCCGTCTTTGATCAGCAGGGCAAGGTTGATCGAACCCAGATTGCAGGCCTCATTGGGCAGCAAGGGCTGTTCGCCGCAGGGATTGGTGGATTCGATCCGGCCGATGTGGGGAGTGGGGTTGGCGGCATTGATCTTGTCCAGGAAGACGATTCCCGGTTCGCCGTTCTTGTGGGACATCTCCACGATCATGTTGAACACGTTGCGGGCGTTCATCTTGCCTTTGGATTCGCCCGTTTTCGGGGAGATGAGGTCGTAATCCTCATCCTGATTCACAGCCTGCATGAAGGCTTCGGTGATGCCCACGCTGAGGTTGAAATTGGTGAGTTCGGTGGTCTTTTCCTTGCAGGTGATGAAATCCATGATCTGGGGATGGTCCACGTTGAGAATGGCCATGTTCGCTCCGCGCCTGGTTCCGCCTTGCTTTACGGCGTCCGTGGCTGCGTTGAAGACCTTCATGAAGGAGAGCGGGCCGCTGGAAACCCCGTTGGTGGAGCGCACCCGGGCATTGGCTTCGCGCAGGCGGCTGAAGGAAAATCCTGTGCCTCCGCCGCTTTTATGGATCAGGGCGGCGTTCTTGACCGTCTCAAAGATGCTGTCCATGCTGTCCTCGATGGGTAGCACGAAACAGGCGGAAAGCTGTTGCAGGTCGTTGCCGGCGTTCATCAGGGTGGGGGAGTTGGGCAAAAAGTATCCGGAATCCAGCAGGGCGAAATACCGGCGTTCCTTGTCTTCGTCGCCCTGGGCGATGTTGGCTGCCACGCGGCCGATCATGGCGTTCCAGTCCTCGACCGTCTCGCCGGCGTCATTTTTCCTGAAGTATCGCCGCTCCAAAACTTTCAATGCGTTATCGCTTAAAACCATTGATGCATCCTATAAACCGAGAATTTCACGGGCCTGGGCCGGAGTGGCCAGCGGACGGCCGATCTCTTCGGCGATCCGGGCCATGCGAGCCACCAACTGGGCGTTGGAATCAGCGACCACGCCTTTGTGATAGTAGATATTGTCTTCGAAGCCGACCCTGATGTGCCCGCCGTTGACCATGGCTGTCAGAGACGCGGGAATGTGCCATCTGCCGATCCCGGCCACGGCCCAGGTTGCTCCAGGGATTTCCTCTTTGAGGTGATCCGCCATGTAGAGCACGTTTTTGGGGGTTCCGCTCATCCCGCCGGGGACGCCCAGAACGAATTGTACGTGCAGCGGTGTGTGGCTGATGATGCCTTTCTTGACCAGCTTGGCAACGTAATCGACCATGCCGGATTCGTAGACCTCCACCTCCGGCACCACCTGATACTCTCTGAAAGCCTCTGCCAGCCTGACTATATCCCGGGGATGGTTGATGAAAACATCGTCGCCGAAATTGAGAGTTCCCGCGTTCAGGGTTCCCATGTCCGGCTTGAGGCTGAGCGGGGCCAGTCTTTTGTCGAAAGCTTCGCCCACAGCGCCTCCGGTGCTGATCTGGATGATGACCTCGGGCACAGCAGCCCTGATTGCCTTTATGGCCGCGGCAAACCGCTCCATGCTCTGGGTGGGGTTGCCGGCGTCGTCCCGGACATGCAAATGGATCACCCTCGACCCGGCCGCAAAGCAGGCATTCGCGTCCTGGGCTTGTTCCTCAGGCGTGATGGGCAGATTGGGTTGGTCCTCGCGGGTGGTTTCCGCCCCGGTGATGGCGGCAGTCAGGATCAATGGCGTCATTTATACTCTCCTATGATGGTAATTGTTTTATTCAAACCAGCTTTCAAACAGACGAACCCGGCGCAATTGCTCAGGTTGCCAGCCCAGGATGCGGGCCGCTATCTGGGCGAACTTGGCTTCGTTATCGCTCACGTAAAACTCATCCCTGCCGGATGTTCCGTCATATTCATGAGGCAAAAGCTGGGTGAGGTAGTGGCTGATTGCGTCCGCGCTGTCCACCAGCGCAACTTGTTCCCCCAC
This region includes:
- the folE2 gene encoding GTP cyclohydrolase FolE2, giving the protein MNIPDLQSQSDLRSISIDKVGVKGIRYPIVVEDRENQLQKTIGDLNIYVELHHSKRGTHMSRFLEVLNRYHQDSIIGQLDKLLLELKSLLKADAAYIDISFPYFMAKQAPVSKSESLMDYQCFFNASFKDDYELWIGAEVPVTTLCPCSKEISDGGAHNQRSLVTIKARYQDFVWLEELIAIAEEAASCPIYPLLKRRDEKFVTEKAYANPKFVEDIVREITQKLEADPRILEFYIESDNFESIHNHNAYAMVYRSPKS
- a CDS encoding 3-keto-5-aminohexanoate cleavage protein encodes the protein MTPLILTAAITGAETTREDQPNLPITPEEQAQDANACFAAGSRVIHLHVRDDAGNPTQSMERFAAAIKAIRAAVPEVIIQISTGGAVGEAFDKRLAPLSLKPDMGTLNAGTLNFGDDVFINHPRDIVRLAEAFREYQVVPEVEVYESGMVDYVAKLVKKGIISHTPLHVQFVLGVPGGMSGTPKNVLYMADHLKEEIPGATWAVAGIGRWHIPASLTAMVNGGHIRVGFEDNIYYHKGVVADSNAQLVARMARIAEEIGRPLATPAQAREILGL
- a CDS encoding FAD:protein FMN transferase; the protein is MTKKEIVSLVILALVISYGAWNWFNRSYSDTRMDQDLLDTVVVISAKSKSKNVGAQIDSVFSYIRTFEDKFDDYDPQSWVSRLNASSGRSFPMDPDAYELLCLADSLHQTTDGAFDISVRPLYELWGFSQLNASPSDTLQLVPPDSLAILETLGRIGFARIRYDADSITLPPGMEISFGALAKGYALDKARELMREHKFISGQIDCVSSMTFFGQKLAQVVSIQHPRPEPQRETIGSFRIKNGSLSTSGDYQLYFEHEGRRYHHIIDPKTGYPVQNIYSVTVINPSAAWADGLSTALFLLEPEAAIEALKRYPDSNAVIFYQENGDIVALKSLGMKELHWREQP
- a CDS encoding vitamin B12-dependent ribonucleotide reductase — encoded protein: MVLSDNALKVLERRYFRKNDAGETVEDWNAMIGRVAANIAQGDEDKERRYFALLDSGYFLPNSPTLMNAGNDLQQLSACFVLPIEDSMDSIFETVKNAALIHKSGGGTGFSFSRLREANARVRSTNGVSSGPLSFMKVFNAATDAVKQGGTRRGANMAILNVDHPQIMDFITCKEKTTELTNFNLSVGITEAFMQAVNQDEDYDLISPKTGESKGKMNARNVFNMIVEMSHKNGEPGIVFLDKINAANPTPHIGRIESTNPCGEQPLLPNEACNLGSINLALLIKDGDVDWEKLREIVRLSVDFLDDVIDCSKFPLPQIDEMVKANRKIGLGVMGWADLLYQLELPYTSDEAVALAGELMEFIDFEAKQRSLELAADKGSFPNFPGSIYATMSLERQPLKQDWQKLIKDIKNSGIRNSTLTTIAPTGTISMILDTSGGIEPQFSLVYIKNVMDGEKLLYVNHWFQKALEREGLLSQELLEKVSQSGTVADLEEVPEHIKQVFQTAHDISPEWHIRMQSAFQKYTDNAVSKTINFPHDATLEDIQIAYEMAYQLGCKGITVYRDGSRENQVLSTGTSSPDGEKKVAPRSRPEVTHGVTQRLETGCGHMYVTINTDDKGPCEVFVQMGKVGGCASAQLEAIARLASLALRSGVKLESIIRQLKGIRCQSPMWHKGKMITSCGDAIGQALETFLKAYSLGDLQAVQLSLEDGPAPIVPGAQTSVALCPDCGSSIEHVEGCLICPGCGWSKC